From Sus scrofa isolate TJ Tabasco breed Duroc chromosome 18, Sscrofa11.1, whole genome shotgun sequence, a single genomic window includes:
- the PRSS2 gene encoding trypsin-2 precursor, whose product MNPLLILACIGAAVAFPTDDDDKIVGGYTCAANSVPYQVSLNSGYHFCGGSLISDQWVVSAAHCYKSRIQVRLGENNIDVLEGDEQFIDAAKIIRHPKYNSWTLDNDILLIKLSSPAVLNSRVSTLALPSACAPAGTLCLISGWGNTLSSGVNYPELLQCLDAPLLSQAECEASYPGEITSNMVCAGFLEGGKDSCQGDSGGPVACNGQLQGIVSWGYGCAQKNRPGVYTKVCNYVDWIQQTIAANS is encoded by the exons ATGAATCCACTGCTGATCCTTGCTTGCATTGGAGCTGCGG TTGCTTTCCCCACGGATGACGATGACAAGATCGTCGGGGGCTACACCTGTGCAGCAAATTCCGTTCCCTACCAGGTATCCCTGAACTCTGGCTACCACTTCTGTGGCGGGTCCCTCATCAGTGACCAGTGGGTGGTGTCCGCCGCCCACTGCTACAAGAG CCGCATCCAGGTGAGGCTGGGAGAGAACAACATTGACGTCCTGGAGGGCGACGAGCAGTTTATCGATGCGGCCAAGATCATCCGCCACCCCAAGTACAACAGCTGGACCCTGGACAATGACATCTTGCTGATCAAGCTCTCCTCACCTGCGGTCCTCAATTCCCGGGTGTCCACCTTAGCCCTGCCCAGCGCCTGTGCACCTGCGGGCACCCTGTGCCTCATCTCTGGCTGGGGCAACACCCTGAGCTCCGGCG TCAACtaccctgagctgctgcagtgcctGGATGCCCCGCTGCTGAGTCAGGCCGAGTGTGAAGCCTCATACCCTGGAGAGATCACCAGTAACATGGTCTGCGCCGGCTTCCTCGAGGGAGGCAAGGACTCCTGCCAG GGTGACTCTGGTGGCCCCGTGGCCTGCAATGGACAGCTCCAGGGCATCGTCTCCTGGGGCTATGGCTGCGCCCAGAAAAACAGGCCTGGGGTCTACACCAAGGTCTGCAACTATGTGGACTGGATTCAGCAGACCATCGCTGCCAACAGCTAA